In Methanooceanicella nereidis, a single window of DNA contains:
- a CDS encoding aminoglycoside phosphotransferase family protein codes for MKIKIGKVKEDSDLYKYLKKRSLNKTMGIGSKPALYVEKLNGSHNVYRISDRKSHKKFIIKSFYEEGKSRSNMVHYLNKEYDRIKYFRDLGVGNDRYKTVKVINKNDENLFLIEEYAPGASLSTFIKKAYIEDKPEILYEKLTLLAGYLSSLHKKTGKKRRINRTAVKKEIIKHSYQAYCEKALDGEELPHIEHLLDKWLSYDPVRKAHISLVHGDATPSNFLFSENGMLAIDLERSRYRDPVQDLGTMAGELFHYATMYTKNPYNADKFIGHMYWYYAGNFDDQSGMFIDLTKRNPLYMANSMFRISRNPYISLKYKRKLGHYAMKCLSSIDRMGK; via the coding sequence ATGAAGATCAAAATAGGGAAGGTAAAAGAAGATTCGGACCTGTATAAGTACCTTAAAAAACGTTCATTAAATAAAACAATGGGCATTGGCAGCAAGCCCGCGTTATATGTTGAAAAATTGAACGGTTCACATAATGTCTATCGTATCAGCGATAGAAAAAGCCATAAAAAATTCATTATAAAGTCATTTTATGAAGAGGGAAAATCAAGATCAAACATGGTACATTACCTTAACAAAGAGTATGACAGGATAAAATACTTTAGAGATCTGGGTGTGGGCAATGATCGATACAAGACTGTAAAGGTCATCAATAAAAACGACGAGAATCTTTTTTTGATAGAAGAATATGCCCCTGGTGCCAGCCTTTCCACATTCATAAAAAAAGCATATATCGAAGACAAGCCTGAAATACTCTACGAAAAGCTGACGCTGCTGGCAGGGTATCTAAGCAGCCTCCATAAAAAGACCGGGAAAAAGCGCAGGATAAACCGGACGGCAGTAAAAAAAGAAATAATTAAGCATTCATACCAGGCTTATTGCGAAAAAGCCCTTGACGGAGAGGAGCTGCCACATATAGAACACCTTTTAGATAAGTGGCTATCATATGATCCGGTAAGAAAAGCCCATATATCCCTTGTGCATGGAGACGCCACCCCATCCAATTTTTTATTCAGCGAGAACGGTATGTTAGCGATCGACCTTGAGCGGTCGCGATACAGGGACCCTGTACAAGATCTCGGGACAATGGCAGGGGAACTGTTCCATTATGCGACCATGTATACTAAGAACCCGTACAACGCCGATAAATTCATAGGCCACATGTACTGGTACTATGCCGGAAATTTTGATGACCAGTCTGGCATGTTCATAGACCTGACCAAACGTAACCCGCTTTATATGGCAAACTCAATGTTCCGGATATCCAGGAACCCTTACATCTCGCTCAAGTATAAGAGAAAGCTGGGACACTACGCAATGAAATGCCTTAGCTCCATAGATAGGATGGGTAAATAA